From Pyrenophora tritici-repentis strain M4 chromosome 1, whole genome shotgun sequence, the proteins below share one genomic window:
- a CDS encoding FCP1, TFIIF-interacting CTD phosphatase, including NLI-interacting factor, translating to MKIFSPRDLSYPITVIDLLKKRDDEVPRSEKLFNYTYETRVTEGDKWGGEKTIMKKFRQTFDASTEGKILRWFIKPGAVIERSGIPLLEIEEPCTHETQFGGLCVDCGRDMTQVDYLTKERDVDRATVNMAHDNTALLVSHKEAVAAEEDAKKRLLSARKLTLIVDLDQTVIHTTCERTIAEWQADPENPNHDAVKDVQGFQLADDNVSNVAANWYYVKMRPGLKDFFDRVSKLYEMHVYTMATRAYAQAVAKIIDPERKYFGDRILSRDENYTDKLKSLTRLFYQNTAMCVIIDDRADVWQYSPHLVRVPVFNFFPGAGDINASFLPKQQELVSFAKDKAPLAPKKTQPDEEPTISVSVAGKPAEPAPAPIPPDATNGDLQQLISLAATEDLEEQAKEQEKLIIAQQTERPLLQQQLIQDKEDEQAKDPESPVQVENGDAQQAEQPKVRHSILNDDDKGLEIIERNLLRVHRTFYDEYRKAKKVPAGGRIAELKGEKSPKKRSMDEFIPDVAEIMPRIKEEVLDGAVVVFSGIIPLGVDVLSSDFALWISSFGAEVNTNVTRRTTHVIANPDRKTTKVKRAARYPNIKIVNPEWMFQCCTRWEHVDETPYIIETDPNDRGGSPGPDLEDESVNGTGDEETEVPHSPIVEMSEEVWAAVDDELAEFMDESDTDAGSESDTDSVRSENSTVSETKQTLTKRKRTDSTEVSEAEESDSSVNSTSRLQRRKKRTMERVTSLTNVVTAEKSSGLPSPETTGPEEEQGEDEEKAPEANGVAPDLQEEDDEALEAELLAGFDDSDEEE from the exons ATGAAGATCTTTTCGCCCCGGGATCTGAGTTATCCCATCACCGTCATTGACCTCTTGAAGAAGCGCGACGATGAGGTGCCGCGGTCGGAGAAGCTGTTCAACTACACGTATGAAACTCGCGTCACCGAGGGCGACAAATGGGGAGGCGAGAAGACGATTATGAAGAAGTTTAGGCAGACGTTTGATGCGAGCACCGAGGGCAAGATTCTACGCTGGTTCATCAAGCCCGGTGCCGTCATCGAGCGGTCGGGTATCCCACTGCTCGAGATCGAAGAGCCATGCACGCACGAGACACAGTTTGGCGGCCTCTGCGTCGACTGCGGCAGAGACATGACGCAGGTCGACTACCTGACCAAGGAGCGCGACGTGGACCGCGCCACTGTCAACATGGCCCACGACAATACGGCCCTGCTCGTCAGCCATAAAGAAGCAGTGGCTGCCGAAGAGGATGCCAAGAAGCGACTGTTGAGCGCGAGAAAGCTCACGCTGATTGTCGACTTGGACCAGACCGTCATCCACACCACGTGTGAGCGGACCATTGCGGAGTGGCAGGCCGACCCCGAGAACCCGAATCACGATGCGGTAAAGGATGTACAGGGCTTTCAGTTAGCCGATGACAATGTTTCAAACGTCGCTGCCAACTGGTACTATGTAAAGATGCGCCCGGGTCTGAAGGACTTCTTTGACAGAGTCTCCAAGCTGTACGAAATGCACGTTTACACCATGGCTACCCGAGCCTATGCACAAGCAGTCGCCAAGATCATCGACCCCGAGCGCAAGTACTTTGGCGACCGCATTCTTAGCCGCGACGAAAATTACACAGACAAGCTGAAGAGTCTGACAAGGCTCTTCTACCAGAACACGGCCATGTGTGTCATTATCGACGACAGAGCCGACGTCTGGCAGTACAGCCCGCACCTCGTTCGCGTGCCTGTCTTCAATTTTTTCCCGGGCGCGGGAGACATCAACGCAAGTTTCCTACCCAAGCAGCAGGAGCTGGTCTCGTTTGCCAAAGATAAAGCGCCTCTGGCGCCAAAGAAGACGCAGCCGGATGAAGAACCCACTATTAGTGTCTCCGTTGCAGGCAAACCTGCCGAACCAGCTCCAGCCCCAATACCACCCGATGCTACCAATGGCGACCTGCAACAGCTCATCTCGTTGGCAGCGACAGAAGATCTCGAGGAGCAGGCCAAAGAGCAGGAGAAGCTCATCATCGCACAACAAACCGAGCGGCCTCTATTGCAACAGCAACTCATACAAGACAAGGAAGATGAGCAGGCAAAAGACCCCGAGAGCCCTGTTCAGGTTGAAAACGGCGACGCACAGCAAGCAGAACAGCCCAAGGTCCGGCACAGCATCCtcaacgacgacgacaagGGGCTGGAGATTATTGAGCGAAATCTGCTTCGCGTACATCGTACATTCTACGATGAATACAGGAAAGCCAAAAAAGTGCCTGCTGGCGGTCGCATCGCCGAACTCAAAGGTGAAAAGAGTCCCAAGAAACGGTCCATGGACGAGTTCATTCCTGACGTCGCTGAAATCATGCCACGTATCAAGGAAGAGGTGCTCGACGGCGCCGTGGTGGTTTTCTCGGGCATCATCCCGCTTGGTGTAGACGTTTTATC ATCGGACTTTGCACTTTGGATCTCGAGTTTCGGCGCAGAAGTCAACACGAATGTTACCCGACGAACCACTCACGTCATCGCGAACCCCGACCGAAAGACGACCAAAGTCAAGAGGGCAGCCCGATACCCTAATATAAAAATTGTAAATCCCGAATGGATGTTTCAATGCTGCACTCGATGGGAGCACGTGGATGAGACACCATATATAATCGAAACAGACCCCAATGATCGTGGTGGATCGCCGGGCCCTGACCTGGAAGACGAGAGTGTCAATGGCACAGGCGATGAAGAGACGGAGGTGCCGCACTCTCCGATAGTTGAAATGTCCGAGGAGGTATGGGCTGCGGTGGATGATGAGCTAGCCGAGTTTATGGACGAGTCAGATACAGACGCCGGTAGTGAGTCTGACACTGATAGTGTCCGTTCAGAAAACAGCACCGTGTCAGAAACGAAGCAGACATTGACCAAGCGGAAGCGCACAGATTCAACAGAGGTCAGCGAGGCGGAGGAGAGTGATAGCAGCGTCAACAGCACATCACGGCTACAGCGGCGGAAGAAGCGCACAATGGAGAGGGTGACATCACTCACCAATGTTGTCACTGCGGAGAAGTCATCTGGCCTCCCTAGTCCAGAGACTACCGGGCCGGAAGAGGAGCAGGGAGAGGATGAGGAGAAGGCGCCCGAAGCAAATGGTGTTGCGCCCGACCTACAAGAAGAGGACGATGAGGCGCTTGAGGCAGAGCTGTTGGCGGGCTTTGACGACAGCGATGAAGAGGAGTAG
- a CDS encoding RplK, Ribosomal protein L11 translates to MARKAISKDQIVKLIVGAGQASPSPPVGPALGSKGVKSMDFCKEFNARTAQYIAGTPIPARITVRPDRSFHFQLRTPPTATLLLSAAGVLPTKNKIRGAGNVPGPMNNHDGQKGKTSTSSPTVGNAIKGTVGTVSLKHVYEIAKIKHSETRLSGLSLEGIARSVVGQAGSLGVVVVP, encoded by the exons ATGGCGCGAAAAGCAATATCAAAAGACCAAATCGTCAAACTCATAGTCGGCGCAGGCCAAGCCTCACCCTCGCCGCCCGTCGGCCCAGCCCTCGGTAGCAAAGGAGTAAAAAGCATGGATTTTTGCAAA GAGTTCAATGCACGGACAGCTCAATACATCGCCGGCACGCCCATACCTGCGCGCATAACAGTGCGCCCAGACCGCTCCTTCCACTTCCAGCTACGCACACCACCAACAGCTACACTCCTCCTCAGCGCCGCGGGTGTATTGCCTACAAAGAACAAGATACGAGGTGCGGGCAATGTGCCCGGACCGATGAACAATCATGATGGGCAAAAGGGCAAAACGTCGACGAGTAGTCCGACGGTGGGGAATGCGATAAAAGGGACTGTGGGCACGGTGAGCTTGAAACATGTGTATGAGATTGCCAAGATCAAGCATAGTGAGACGAGGTTGAGTGGGCTGAGTTTGGAGGGGATTGCGAGGAGTGTGGTGGGGCAGGCGGGTAGCTTGGGTGTGGTGGTTGTGCCATAG
- a CDS encoding HepA, Superfamily II DNA-RNA helicase, SNF2 family produces the protein MHRPKSLANGEATPAKPAARLYGGTSQSTERLIKPFRCPGSATVTRVSEKPARKRRKVDYSGAGGEDGESDKAYSNEDRLALATRDANRFPVFKPKAKDTAFKTKFIVPLVNKDTGAYNPNRPAPLLGMRTGTVFVARPLHDPSGEFAIVLYDPTVDDKPIPKGEIEPKLSQPEKKELEAPIVHKSLAEILGLKKKVEGERPRVPVVIDPRLAKVLRPHQVEGVKFLYRATTGMIDPKANGCIMADEMGLGKTLQCIALMWTLLKQSPEAGKSTIQKCVIACPSSLVRNWANELIKWLGKDAVTPFAIDGKASKEELIQQIRQWSIASGRSVVRPVLIVSYETLRLYADEFGQTPIGLMLCDEGHRLKNGDSLTFTALNNLNVQRRVILSGTPIQNDLSEYFALLNFANPNYLGTRMEFRKHYEIPILKGRDANGTDEDVKKGTERLTELLGLVNKFIIRRTNDILSKYLPVKYEHVVFCNLAPFQKDLYNHFIKSPDVQSLLRGKGSQPLKVIGMLKKLCNHPDLLNLPEDLPGCENTLPDDFVQKDARGRDREVKTWYSGKMAVLDRMLARIRAETNDKIVLISNYTQTLDIFAMLCRSRGYGCFRLDGTMNVSKRQKLVDKFNDPESPEFVFLLSSKAGGCGLNLIGANRLVLFDPDWNPAADQQALARVWRDGQKKDCFVYRFITTGTIEEKVFQRQSHKQSLSSCVVDSAEDVERHFSLDSLRELFQYRNNTTSDTHDTFKCKRCRKEDGRQIIKAPAMLYGDTSTWNHFVNDGENGPLGKIQDLLLRQETTNDLRDVSAVFQYISH, from the coding sequence ATGCATCGGCCAAAATCTCTCGCCAATGGTGAGGCGACACCAGCGAAGCCCGCAGCGCGTCTGTATGGAGGCACTTCGCAGTCGACCGAACGTCTCATTAAGCCCTTTCGATGTCCCGGCTCTGCAACAGTGACCCGTGTATCAGAGAAGCCTGCGAGAAAGAGGCGAAAGGTCGACTATTCCGGCGCTGGTGGTGAAGATGGAGAAAGCGACAAGGCGTACTCGAATGAAGATCGCCTCGCTCTTGCCACACGAGACGCGAACCGCTTTCCAGTCTTCAAGCCCAAAGCCAAGGATACGGCGTTCAAGACCAAGTTCATAGTGCCTCTAGTCAACAAAGATACAGGGGCATATAATCCGAATCGACCTGCGCCGCTACTCGGTATGCGAACAGGAACTGTATTTGTTGCACGGCCTCTACACGACCCCAGTGGAGAATTTGCTATAGTACTATACGATCCCACTGTCGACGACAAACCAATACCGAAAGGGGAAATCGAGCCAAAGCTGAGTCAGCCAGAAAAGAAGGAGTTGGAGGCACCAATTGTGCACAAGAGTCTGGCTGAGATACTGGGCTTGAAGAAGAAGGTGGAGGGTGAACGGCCACGCGTGCCGGTTGTCATTGATCCGAGACTCGCCAAAGTTCTACGACCGCATCAGGTCGAAGGTGTCAAGTTCTTGTACAGGGCTACAACTGGCATGATTGATCCAAAAGCCAATGGTTGTATCATGGCAGACGAGATGGGTCTTGGTAAGACGTTGCAGTGCATTGCGCTTATGTGGACCCTTCTGAAGCAGTCTCCCGAGGCTGGAAAGTCCACCATACAGAAATGCGTCATCGCGTGTCCGTCAAGTTTGGTGAGGAATTGGGCAAACGAGCTTATCAAATGGCTTGGGAAAGACGCCGTTACTCCTTTTGCTATTGATGGAAAGGCATCGAAGGAAGAGTTGATTCAGCAAATACGGCAGTGGTCAATCGCATCCGGGCGTTCAGTAGTCAGACCTGTCCTGATTGTGTCATACGAAACTCTGCGTCTCTATGCCGACGAGTTTGGGCAGACACCTATCGGGTTAATGCTTTGCGACGAAGGCCATCGACTGAAGAATGGTGACAGCTTGACCTTTACTGCTCTCAACAACCTGAACGTACAACGAAGAGTCATCCTTTCCGGTACACCCATCCAGAACGATCTCTCGGAGTACTTTGCATTACTTAACTTTGCGAACCCGAATTACCTCGGCACACGAATGGAGTTCCGCAAGCATTACGAGATACCTATTCTGAAGGGTCGCGATGCTAATGGAACCGACGAGGATGTCAAAAAGGGCACAGAGCGTCTCACAGAGCTACTGGGCCTTGTCAACAAATTCATCATCCGGCGAACCAACGACATCCTCTCCAAGTATCTCCCAGTCAAGTACGAGCATGTTGTGTTTTGCAACCTTGCGCCGTTCCAGAAGGACTTGTACAACCATTTCATCAAATCTCCCGACGTTCAAAGCCTGCTCCGTGGCAAAGGGTCGCAGCCACTCAAGGTCATTGGCATGCTCAAGAAACTTTGCAACCACCCTGATCTACTCAACCTTCCTGAAGATCTTCCAGGATGTGAAAACACGTTGCCCGATGACTTTGTGCAGAAAGATGCGAGAGGTAGGGATCGAGAGGTCAAGACATGGTATTCCGGAAAGATGGCTGTTCTGGACCGCATGCTTGCCCGTATTCGTGCCGAGACCAACGACAAGATTGTCCTCATCTCCAATTACACCCAGACGCTTGATATCTTCGCAATGCTGTGTCGTTCGCGGGGATATGGCTGCTTCCGTCTAGATGGCACAATGAACGTCAGCAAACGGCAGAAGCTGGTTGACAAGTTCAATGATCCAGAGAGCCCTGAATTTGTCTTCCTTCTTTCATCCAAGGCTGGTGGATGCGGTCTCAATTTGATCGGCGCCAACAGACTTGTTCTCTTCGACCCTGATTGGAACCCCGCCGCCGATCAGCAAGCCCTCGCGCGTGTATGGCGTGATGGGCAGAAGAAGGACTGTTTCGTATACCGCTTCATCACTACCGGTACCATTGAAGAAAAGGTATTCCAGCGACAATCACACAAGCAGTCACTCTCTTCTTGTGTCGTCGACTCGGCAGAAGACGTTGAGCGCCACTTCAGTCTCGACTCTCTCCGCGAGCTTTTCCAATACCGCAACAACACAACGAGCGACACCCACGACACATTCAAGTGCAAGCGCTGTAGAAAGGAAGACGGAAGACAAATCATCAAAGCCCCGGCCATGCTGTATGGTGATACAAGTACTTGGAATCACTTTGTCaatgatggcgagaatggTCCGCTAGGCAAGATTCAAGATCTGCTGCTTAGGCAGGAGACGACAAATGATTTGAGGGATGTCAGTGCTGTGTTTCAGTACATTAGTCATTGA
- a CDS encoding HrpA, HrpA helicase — MDSKRRKIEDNPDIDAHRLASRQKYLAQREAQQLALLRRQVVEEAEEEERLGSRLSERERREFAKNRETLRLAEERQNIDEHLDGFIIPDADYSNKHEALTKRHKEPGYEKSEVQLWEEEQTKRVAAQIKKPERVQEEDYEYVFDESTNVFDMSKITPIDLDKQRLQSTLDEAESKAKSIADVRRSLPIFAYKEEFISAVENHQILVLVGETGSGKTTQLTQYLAEAGYADKGRIGCTQPRRVAAMSVAKRVATEYGCRVGREVGYSVRFESSTSEHTKIEYMTDGLLLRQCLSSVLLEDYSAIIIDEAHERTLSTEILMALLKDICAVRPEFRLIIASATLVASEFSNYFGTVPVLNVPGRLFPITKAHTSAPEANYVAAAVSTTFQLHLSQELPGDILIFLTGEDEILLAQEQIESTARKLGNRAPPLIVAPVYGALPSEAQQLIFDPCPPGSRKVVIATNIAETSLTIDGIRFTIDCGLQKVSQYNPRNFMNALVVEPCSRASADQRAGRAGRTGPGMAFRLYTKHAFYNELPESTDPEILRTSLDGTILMLKAMGINDVLKFDFMAKPPVESIIAALENLYALGYIQQDGIVTKMGRRACELPLDPRLGKVLLAADALGCVDEAVTLVAMIQEAGSLFFAPKDKKAAADIARQRFSSAEGGDLIALLKVWQEFVENEYSMLWCRENFIQYRSLNRIRDVRDQLLKLTERVEIAPSSCGVHDHVKVLKSFVSGFFANTAVLNKDGMSYRSLKGGLTVHIHPSSCLAKTRPKLICYAELVMTSKEWARNVSSVEPDWLVEVAPHWHKKKDIDDLGVGKKMGRGQGKVGTDR; from the coding sequence ATGGACTCCAAACGCCGAAAGATAGAGGATAACCCAGACATCGACGCGCACCGACTTGCGTCGCGACAAAAGTACCTCGCCCAACGAGAAGCGCAGCAGCTCGCTCTCCTCCGCAGACAAGTCGTAGAAGAAGCAGAGGAAGAGGAGAGGTTGGGTTCCAGACTATCAGAAAGGGAACGGAGGGAATTTGCAAAGAACCGCGAGACACTACGGCTGGCCGAAGAGCGCCAAAATATCGATGAGCATCTTGATGGATTTATTATCCCCGATGCCGATTACTCCAACAAGCACGAAGCGCTCACCAAACGCCACAAGGAACCGGGTTACGAGAAGAGCGAGGTGCAGCTATGGGAAGAGGAGCAGACCAAGCGTGTCGCGGCACAGATAAAAAAGCCAGAGAGGGTACAAGAGGAGGACTACGAATACGTCTTCGACGAATCGACAAATGTGTTCGATATGAGCAAGATTACGCCGATCGATCTGGATAAGCAAAGGCTACAGTCAACGTTGGACGAAGCAGAATCAAAAGCAAAGTCCATTGCAGATGTCCGCCGGTCATTACCCATATTTGCGTATAAAGAGGAGTTTATATCAGCCGTGGAGAACCATCAAATTCTTGTTCTCGTCGGAGAAACTGGTTCGGGAAAGACAACACAGTTGACACAATATTTGGCGGAAGCTGGATATGCTGATAAAGGTCGCATTGGATGTACGCAACCACGTCGAGTCGCCGCCATGTCGGTAGCGAAGCGTGTGGCAACAGAGTATGGGTGTAGAGTGGGGAGGGAAGTGGGTTACTCTGTCCGTTTTGAGAGCTCAACTTCCGAACACACCAAAATTGAGTACATGACAGATGGTCTTCTGCTCCGACAGTGCCTGAGTTCGGTCTTGCTCGAGGACTACTCTGCCATCATCATAGACGAAGCTCACGAGCGGACGCTTAGTACCGAAATCCTGATGGCCCTACTCAAGGACATTTGTGCTGTAAGGCCGGAGTTTAGGCTCATTATAGCTTCCGCTACATTGGTCGCTTCGGAGTTTTCGAATTACTTCGGTACAGTACCTGTACTCAATGTCCCTGGGCGTCTTTTCCCGATTACCAAGGCACATACAAGTGCTCCTGAAGCAAATTACGTCGCGGCGGCAGTCAGCACTACGTTCCAACTTCATCTGAGTCAAGAACTCCCTGGCGATATCTTAATATTTCTTACCGGAGAAGATGAAATTCTCCTGGCGCAAGAGCAGATTGAATCGACGGCCCGTAAACTCGGAAACAGAGCGCCCCCGCTCATCGTGGCACCCGTCTATGGCGCGCTCCCCTCTGAAGCACAGCAATTGATCTTCGACCCATGTCCACCAGGTAGCCGCAAAGTCGTCATTGCCACCAACATTGCCGAGACTAGTTTGACTATCGACGGTATTCGTTTCACAATCGACTGTGGCTTGCAGAAGGTTTCGCAATACAACCCGAGGAATTTTATGAATGCCTTGGTTGTAGAGCCTTGCAGTAGAGCCAGCGCCGACCAAAGAGCCGGTCGTGCAGGACGAACAGGCCCAGGTATGGCATTCCGCCTCTACACCAAACACGCCTTCTACAACGAGCTCCCCGAAAGCACCGACCCGGAGATCCTCCGCACCAGTCTAGACGGCACGATACTCATGCTCAAAGCCATGGGCATCAACGACGTGCTAAAATTCGACTTCATGGCCAAACCCCCCGTCGAATCCATCATCGCAGCGCTCGAAAACCTCTACGCCCTAGGCTACATCCAACAAGACGGCATCGTGACCAAAATGGGCCGACGCGCCTGCGAACTACCCCTCGACCCACGCCTCGGCAAAGTCCTACTCGCCGCTGACGCCCTCGGTTGCGTCGACGAAGCCGTCACTCTCGTCGCCATGATCCAAGAAGCTGGCTCCCTCTTCTTCGCCCCCAAGGACAAAAAAGCCGCCGCCGACATTGCCCGCCAGCGCTTCTCCAGCGCAGAGGGCGGCGACCTCATCGCCCTGCTGAAAGTCTGGCAGGAATTTGTGGAAAATGAATACAGCATGCTTTGGTGCCGTGAAAACTTTATCCAATACCGCAGTCTAAACCGCATTCGCGACGTCCGCGACCAACTCCTCAAACTGACCGAGCGCGTCGAAATTGCGCCGTCGTCTTGTGGTGTACATGACCATGTTAAGGTTCTCAAAAGCTTTGTCTCGGGCTTCTTTGCCAACACCGCCGTGTTGAACAAAGACGGTATGAGCTATCGTAGCTTGAAAGGTGGGCTGACTGTACATATTCATCCGTCGTCTTGTTTGGCCAAGACGAGACCAAAGCTCATTTGCTATGCTGAGCTCGTTATGACGTCAAAGGAGTGGGCGCGCAATGTTAGTAGTGTCGAGCCGGATTGGTTGGTCGAGGTTGCGCCGCATTGGCATAAGAAGAAGGACATTGATGATTTGGGCGTTGGGAAGAAGATGGGGAGGGGGCAGGGAAAGGTGGGTACGGATCGTTGA